Genomic DNA from Deltaproteobacteria bacterium:
GACGCCTTCCTGCACCCGCTGCCCGTCGGCCGGCTGTGGGGTGTGGGCCCGGTCGCGGAGGCAAGGTTGCGCCGCGCCGGCTTCGAGACCGTCGGCGACCTCGCGCGTGCCGATACCGGCACACTCGTGCGTCTGCTCGGCGCGGCCGGTGGCCCGCGCGCGGCGGCCCTTGCCCGCGGCCTCGACGAGCGCCCGATCGAGCCCGATCGCGATCCGGTCTCGTACGGCGAGGAGAACACCTTCGCGGGGGACGTCGCCGACCGCGACCAGCTGCGCGCGGTGCTGCTCGAGCACGCCGAGTCGGTGGCGCGGCGGCTGCGCCGCGACGGCTGGCTCGCGCGCACCGTCGTGCTCGTGGTGAAGCTCGCGCGCCGCCGGGCGCCGGGTCCGCGCGGCTACCCGGTCGTGACGCGCCGCGCGACGCTTCCCGAGCCGACCGACGACGGCGCCGTCCTGGCCGCCGCGGCCCGCAGGCTGCTCGAGCGCACGCCGGCCGTCCCGGTGCGGCTGCTCGGCGTCCGCGCGACCCACCTGGTCGCGGCGGACGACGAGCAGCTCGCGCTCTTCGCGCCCTCGGCGGCGCGCGGCCGCGCCCGGCAGCTCAACCGCGCGCTCGACGCGATCACCGAGCGCTTCGGCGCCCGGGCCGTGGTGCGCGCGGGCCAGGAGCAGGCGGTGCGCGCCGGGCTCACGCTCCAGCGCAAGCGGGGGGAGCGCGACGAGGAGTAGGTGGCCGGCACGCCGGCGGCCCGAGGACTGCGCTCGCCCCGGGCCCGCTGCGCAGCGGCTCCGGTCTCTCGCGGGGGGGGCCGCCCGCTACGCTCGCTGGCTCGCCTTCTCGAAGCGGTAGACGCGCATCGGCGGGACGTTGCGCACCTCGAGCTCGCTGCGCGGCTCGCCGAAGACCGTGCGGCCGAGCACCTTCACGCGGTCGCGGACCTGGTAGGCGACGAACAGGCCGCCCGGCGGCAGGGCCTCGCGCACCGCGCGCAGGATGTCGAGCGCGAGCGCCCGCGGCATGGTCGAGAAGGGGATGCCGGAGACGACGACGTCCGGCGCGCCGGCGCCAGCCGCGCGCAGGGCCTCGTCGATGTCGCCCGCGCAGCCGGTGTGGACGTGGAGGCGCGGATCCGGGATCCGCGTGCGCACCTGTTCGGCGAGCTTCGGGTTGATCTCGATCGCCACGAGCTTCGCGTCCGGCGCCATGTGGCGCAGCAGGGCGCGGGTCGTGCCGCCGGTGCCGGGGCCGAGCTCCACGACGACCTTCGCGCTTCCGAGCCGGGCGGCGCGCGCGACGCGGCGCTCGAGGAAGCGAGAGCTCGGGATCACCGAGCCGACCTCCTTCGGTCTCTCGAGGAAGCTCTTGAAGAAGAGCACGGGCGCGTCGCCGCGCGCCGGGCGTGTCCTGCGGATCGTGCGGGGATGGGGCATGGCGGGCGTATAGCCCTTGGCCGGTCGGAGCGGAAGGGTCCGGGCAGCACTCCCTCCGGGACCGGGCCGG
This window encodes:
- a CDS encoding DNA polymerase IV codes for the protein MPPERVILHADLDAFYASVEQRDRPELRGRPVIVGGSGPRGVVSAASYEARRFGVRSAMPGFEARRLCPEGVFLPGDMRKYASVSRQVFAVFRRFSPLVEGLSLDEAFLDLSGTGRLLGPPRAAGEALRRAVRDEVGLAVSVGIGPSRTIAKLASDAAKPDGLLEIEPAGVDAFLHPLPVGRLWGVGPVAEARLRRAGFETVGDLARADTGTLVRLLGAAGGPRAAALARGLDERPIEPDRDPVSYGEENTFAGDVADRDQLRAVLLEHAESVARRLRRDGWLARTVVLVVKLARRRAPGPRGYPVVTRRATLPEPTDDGAVLAAAARRLLERTPAVPVRLLGVRATHLVAADDEQLALFAPSAARGRARQLNRALDAITERFGARAVVRAGQEQAVRAGLTLQRKRGERDEE
- a CDS encoding L-histidine N(alpha)-methyltransferase — encoded protein: MPHPRTIRRTRPARGDAPVLFFKSFLERPKEVGSVIPSSRFLERRVARAARLGSAKVVVELGPGTGGTTRALLRHMAPDAKLVAIEINPKLAEQVRTRIPDPRLHVHTGCAGDIDEALRAAGAGAPDVVVSGIPFSTMPRALALDILRAVREALPPGGLFVAYQVRDRVKVLGRTVFGEPRSELEVRNVPPMRVYRFEKASQRA